A genomic stretch from Verrucomicrobiota bacterium includes:
- a CDS encoding carbohydrate kinase family protein yields MKPTSASSRSGVLAGGNWIIDQVKIIDIFPQRESLANILSESEGTGGAPYNVLVDLAKLGAKFPLAAAGLVGKDTHGQRILDDCKRHKIDTRYLTATASAPTSYTDVMTEKTGGRRTFFHCRGANALWDGRDLDFSKSKARVFHLGYLLLLDALDASHKKHGTNGAALLAAAQDAGLKTSVDVVSENSDRFASVVTPALKFTDYCILNEVEAGCTAGFRIRRPDGKLDTVALRHAAGALLQLGVREVVVIHFPEGGFARTRDGKDHWQMSLNLPQKYIAGTAGAGDAFCAGMIFGLHEGWELQKCLLTAVCAAAASLSDPTCTAGMKPLAAVLDIARKYRPRPAMEPEF; encoded by the coding sequence ATGAAACCCACTTCTGCCTCCTCGCGCAGCGGCGTGCTTGCCGGCGGCAACTGGATCATTGATCAGGTCAAGATCATCGACATCTTCCCCCAGCGCGAGTCGCTCGCCAACATCCTCAGCGAGTCCGAGGGCACGGGCGGCGCGCCTTACAACGTGCTCGTGGACCTCGCGAAACTCGGCGCGAAGTTCCCCCTTGCCGCAGCCGGGCTCGTCGGCAAGGACACCCACGGCCAGCGCATCCTCGACGACTGCAAGCGCCACAAAATCGACACCCGGTACCTCACCGCGACGGCGTCCGCCCCCACTTCCTACACGGACGTGATGACCGAGAAGACCGGCGGCCGGCGCACGTTCTTCCACTGCCGCGGGGCGAACGCGCTGTGGGACGGGCGCGACCTGGATTTTTCGAAATCGAAGGCGCGCGTGTTCCACCTCGGCTACCTGCTGCTGCTCGACGCGCTCGATGCCTCGCACAAAAAACACGGCACGAATGGCGCAGCCCTCCTCGCCGCCGCACAGGACGCCGGGCTCAAGACCAGCGTGGACGTGGTCAGCGAGAACAGCGACCGCTTCGCATCCGTCGTCACGCCCGCGCTCAAGTTCACGGATTACTGCATCCTCAACGAGGTCGAGGCCGGCTGCACCGCGGGATTCAGAATCCGCCGCCCTGACGGCAAGCTCGACACCGTGGCGTTGCGGCACGCCGCGGGCGCGCTGCTCCAGCTCGGCGTGCGCGAGGTCGTGGTGATTCATTTCCCCGAGGGCGGCTTCGCCCGGACGCGCGACGGCAAGGACCACTGGCAGATGTCGCTCAACCTCCCGCAGAAATACATCGCGGGCACCGCGGGCGCGGGTGACGCCTTTTGCGCGGGCATGATTTTCGGGCTGCACGAGGGATGGGAGCTGCAGAAATGCCTGCTCACCGCCGTCTGCGCGGCCGCGGCGTCGCTTTCCGACCCGACCTGCACCGCCGGGATGAAGCCCCTGGCCGCCGTGCTGGACATCGCCAGGAAATACCGCCCTCGCCCCGCGATGGAGCCGGAGTTTTAG
- a CDS encoding adenylate/guanylate cyclase domain-containing protein, whose translation MPSLNFRFKLLLAMLFAVAGVSGTTLFITQKKVQAAYERVFKEKIEAQITYLPKEQEARLAAVKEKCQDLVKKNVRLVAALREGDADTIYRVAYDELRRIFAADGRIGAFDPAEPPPVARPQPEAARPFDPRRKIPAVAGRVEEMKKKSGSKGSPPPSRPRFATVLAFLDSDGKVLADPAWAQSGKAGDERFTTIMSKVGSVIGSLTNQQVGYFELKLENRPNFLLEVIATPVVDEVESRTAGALVLGFPFADLGEATINAVTDLQNGIYIGGLIYSHTIPNAARAELARLLLEEIQAHPDPRDDCILTLDRIPHRVFYTPLNPGSPFGPAWKVGLYSWEGALRAQRELRTQILGFGAFALVAALLLSLLLSHSLSVPINELVGGTAHIRAGDFGIKVPVRSSDEIGQLARSFNEMAEGLALKEKYHDVLVKVTDKDVAAQLLSGEVLLGGELREVSVLFCDIRGFTAMTQNMGPAEVIAMLNDHMTAMTGIVNEHHGVVDKFIGDSVMALFGAPKSYGDDALNAVRCAAAMQRERAALNEIVPRKLHLGIGIATGPVLAGNMGSENRSNYTVIGERVNLASRLCGAAGRGEVVISQPTRDLLGGRVVVEEKDQLRLKGFDASVTAYRLVEVREAPEPVMKGAAVKA comes from the coding sequence ATGCCTTCGCTGAATTTCCGTTTCAAGCTGCTGCTCGCGATGCTGTTTGCCGTCGCTGGCGTGTCCGGCACGACGCTCTTCATCACGCAGAAGAAAGTTCAGGCGGCCTACGAGCGCGTGTTCAAGGAAAAGATCGAGGCGCAGATCACCTACCTGCCGAAGGAACAGGAGGCTCGGCTCGCGGCCGTGAAGGAGAAGTGTCAGGACCTCGTGAAGAAAAACGTCCGGCTCGTCGCGGCGTTGCGCGAGGGCGATGCGGACACCATTTACCGCGTCGCCTATGACGAACTGCGGAGAATCTTCGCCGCCGACGGCCGCATCGGCGCGTTCGATCCCGCGGAACCACCGCCCGTGGCCCGGCCGCAACCAGAAGCGGCGCGTCCGTTCGATCCACGGCGAAAGATTCCTGCGGTCGCCGGCCGCGTGGAGGAGATGAAGAAGAAATCCGGTTCGAAGGGATCCCCGCCCCCGAGCCGGCCGCGGTTTGCCACGGTGCTGGCGTTCTTGGACAGTGACGGCAAGGTGCTCGCGGACCCGGCGTGGGCGCAATCCGGCAAGGCCGGCGACGAGCGCTTCACCACCATCATGTCGAAGGTGGGCTCGGTGATCGGCTCGCTGACCAACCAGCAGGTCGGTTACTTCGAGCTGAAGCTGGAGAACCGCCCCAACTTCCTGCTCGAAGTCATCGCCACGCCCGTCGTGGACGAGGTCGAGTCGCGCACCGCGGGCGCGCTCGTGCTCGGTTTTCCGTTCGCCGACCTCGGCGAGGCGACGATCAACGCGGTGACCGACCTGCAGAACGGCATCTACATCGGCGGACTCATCTACTCGCACACCATTCCAAACGCGGCGCGGGCCGAGCTGGCGCGCCTCCTTCTGGAGGAGATTCAGGCGCATCCCGACCCGCGCGACGACTGCATCCTCACGCTCGACCGGATTCCGCACCGTGTCTTTTACACGCCGCTCAATCCCGGCTCGCCCTTCGGTCCCGCGTGGAAGGTCGGGCTCTACTCGTGGGAGGGCGCGCTGCGGGCGCAGCGCGAACTGCGGACGCAGATCCTCGGCTTCGGCGCGTTCGCGCTCGTCGCCGCGCTGCTCCTGAGCCTCCTGCTCTCGCACAGCCTGTCCGTGCCCATCAACGAACTGGTCGGCGGCACGGCGCACATCCGTGCCGGCGATTTCGGCATCAAGGTCCCCGTGCGCAGTTCCGACGAGATCGGCCAGCTCGCGCGCTCGTTCAACGAAATGGCCGAGGGCCTCGCGCTCAAGGAGAAATACCACGACGTGCTCGTGAAGGTGACGGACAAGGACGTCGCCGCGCAGCTCCTCAGCGGCGAGGTGCTGCTTGGCGGCGAGTTGCGCGAGGTCAGCGTGCTCTTTTGCGACATCCGCGGCTTCACCGCCATGACGCAGAACATGGGGCCGGCCGAGGTCATCGCCATGCTCAACGACCACATGACGGCGATGACGGGCATCGTGAACGAACACCACGGCGTGGTGGACAAGTTCATCGGGGACTCCGTGATGGCGCTGTTCGGCGCGCCCAAGAGCTACGGCGACGACGCGCTCAACGCGGTCCGCTGCGCCGCGGCGATGCAGCGCGAACGCGCCGCGCTCAACGAAATCGTGCCGCGCAAGCTCCACCTCGGCATCGGCATCGCGACGGGCCCCGTGCTCGCGGGCAACATGGGCTCGGAGAACCGCTCCAACTACACCGTCATCGGCGAGCGCGTGAACCTCGCGTCGCGCCTGTGCGGCGCGGCCGGGCGAGGCGAAGTCGTGATCAGCCAGCCCACGCGCGACCTGCTCGGCGGCCGCGTCGTCGTGGAGGAAAAGGACCAGCTCCGGCTGAAGGGCTTCGATGCGA
- a CDS encoding TIM barrel protein: MKASTSTPSGSSRFSRRMILRGGALAAAAATAAPAFLRGAEPGSYKAKNGRINQSVVPWCFRPMTVEDLASHAVKLGLKSVELVGPDKFAVLKQHGLVCALTGSHGFAKGFAHVEEHAECIKVLTERIDATAAAGFPAVITFSGFRRKLSDEEGMKNMVDGLKKIAGHAERQNVTLALEMLNSRVNIEMKGHPDYFCDDMDRTIEILKRVGSERVKVLFDIYHVQIMHGDVTVRIKQYKDFIAHYHTAGVPGRNEIDATQEVNYAAIMKTIAETGYKGHVGQEFIPLRDKVASLAEAVKICDV, encoded by the coding sequence ATGAAAGCCAGCACTTCGACGCCTTCGGGCAGCTCCCGCTTCAGCCGCCGGATGATCCTCCGCGGCGGCGCACTCGCTGCGGCGGCCGCGACCGCTGCACCTGCCTTTCTTCGCGGCGCTGAGCCCGGTTCCTACAAGGCAAAGAACGGGCGCATCAACCAGTCCGTCGTTCCCTGGTGCTTCCGCCCGATGACGGTCGAGGACCTCGCGTCGCACGCCGTGAAGCTCGGCCTCAAGTCCGTCGAGTTGGTCGGGCCGGACAAGTTTGCGGTGCTCAAACAGCACGGGCTGGTCTGCGCGCTCACGGGCAGCCACGGCTTCGCCAAAGGCTTCGCCCACGTCGAGGAACACGCCGAGTGCATCAAGGTGCTGACCGAGCGCATCGATGCCACAGCCGCGGCGGGCTTCCCGGCGGTGATCACCTTCTCGGGCTTCCGCCGCAAGCTCAGCGACGAGGAAGGCATGAAGAACATGGTGGACGGCCTCAAGAAAATTGCCGGCCACGCCGAGAGGCAGAACGTGACGCTCGCGCTGGAGATGCTCAACTCCCGCGTGAACATCGAGATGAAGGGTCACCCGGACTACTTCTGCGACGACATGGACCGGACGATCGAGATCCTCAAACGCGTCGGCTCCGAACGCGTGAAGGTGCTCTTCGACATCTACCACGTGCAGATCATGCACGGCGACGTGACCGTGCGGATCAAGCAATACAAGGACTTCATCGCGCACTACCACACCGCAGGCGTGCCGGGCCGGAACGAAATCGACGCCACGCAGGAGGTCAATTACGCCGCGATCATGAAGACGATCGCTGAAACCGGCTACAAGGGCCACGTCGGGCAGGAGTTCATCCCGCTGCGCGACAAGGTGGCGTCCCTCGCCGAGGCGGTGAAGATTTGCGACGTTTGA
- a CDS encoding excinuclease ABC subunit UvrC: MTDPLRAKLAQVPHKPGVYLHKDRFGTVIYIGKARDLRKRVGHYFQQSRRPGWDLKLNALVGSIHDFDWHVVKSEPESLLLECKLIKEFRPRFNVDFKDDKRLLMLKVNLNDPIPRFSLTRLRTNDGARYFGPFSGSGALRRTLDLVRHQFNLRGCRPLTPAEADYKHCLYAHLKVCTAPCIGNVTLEQYRMQVTAACDFLAGQCEEMQAQLEARMKQAAAARDFEKAAALRDLLADVRATTRKMERFERVPYTLPVAPDPGRDLAELASALGLPTPPERIEGFDISNISGTFAVASLVSFRGGRPDRVNYRRFKMKTVTGQDDFACMAEAVRRRYTRVLKESTVQGLKSKVADAGDRDDEAGGAIPQELQQLVNEVSAKVRRGQPVRSKPPPEATNARGHGQAGQRDGDGEQSSESSPALSHPAVVSPAVSRVHAPGNLPDLILIDGGKGQLNAACAELVKLGLGHITVIGLAKEFEEVHRPGASEPLRLGLDHPAVKLLQRVRDESHRVANSYNAQLRLRKVTESVLDEFPGIGAARKQALLKKFGSLQRLRIATVAQIAEVPGFGGKSAADLKQFLEARSVAPKPGPKS, encoded by the coding sequence GTGACCGATCCCCTTCGCGCCAAGCTCGCGCAGGTGCCGCACAAGCCGGGCGTCTACCTGCACAAGGACCGCTTCGGCACGGTCATTTACATCGGCAAGGCGCGCGACCTGCGCAAGCGCGTGGGGCATTATTTCCAGCAGTCGCGGCGCCCGGGATGGGACCTCAAGTTGAACGCGCTCGTGGGCAGCATCCACGACTTCGACTGGCATGTGGTGAAATCCGAGCCCGAGTCCCTGCTGCTCGAGTGCAAGCTCATCAAGGAATTCCGGCCGCGCTTCAACGTGGATTTCAAGGACGACAAGCGCCTCCTCATGCTGAAGGTGAACCTGAACGACCCGATCCCGCGGTTCTCGCTGACGCGGCTGCGCACGAACGACGGGGCGCGCTACTTCGGGCCATTCTCCGGGTCGGGCGCGCTCCGGCGCACGCTCGACCTGGTGCGGCACCAGTTCAACCTGCGCGGGTGCCGCCCGCTCACGCCGGCCGAGGCGGACTACAAGCACTGCCTCTACGCCCACCTGAAAGTCTGCACCGCCCCGTGCATCGGCAACGTCACGCTCGAGCAATACCGGATGCAAGTCACGGCCGCGTGCGATTTCCTCGCCGGACAATGCGAGGAGATGCAGGCGCAGCTCGAGGCCCGGATGAAGCAAGCGGCGGCCGCGCGTGATTTCGAAAAGGCGGCCGCGCTGCGCGACCTGCTGGCGGACGTCCGCGCCACGACCAGGAAGATGGAGCGCTTCGAGCGCGTGCCTTACACGCTGCCCGTGGCGCCCGACCCGGGGCGGGACCTCGCGGAGCTTGCGTCCGCGCTCGGCCTGCCCACGCCGCCGGAGCGGATCGAGGGGTTCGACATCTCGAACATCAGCGGCACGTTCGCCGTCGCGTCGCTCGTGTCGTTCCGCGGCGGCCGGCCCGACCGCGTGAACTACCGGCGGTTCAAGATGAAGACGGTGACGGGCCAGGATGACTTCGCGTGCATGGCCGAAGCGGTGCGACGGCGATACACGCGAGTGTTGAAGGAGTCGACGGTCCAAGGGTTGAAGTCCAAAGTCGCGGATGCAGGCGATCGGGATGATGAAGCGGGCGGGGCGATCCCGCAGGAACTGCAACAGCTGGTCAACGAAGTGAGCGCGAAAGTGCGCCGGGGTCAACCGGTGAGGTCAAAGCCGCCGCCGGAGGCAACGAATGCGCGCGGGCACGGGCAAGCGGGACAGCGAGACGGAGACGGGGAGCAATCTTCCGAATCGTCCCCCGCACTTTCCCACCCTGCCGTTGTCTCACCCGCGGTCTCGCGTGTCCATGCCCCGGGCAATCTCCCCGACCTGATCCTCATCGACGGCGGCAAAGGCCAGCTTAACGCCGCGTGCGCGGAGCTTGTGAAACTCGGGCTCGGCCACATCACCGTCATCGGGCTCGCGAAGGAATTCGAGGAGGTGCACCGGCCCGGCGCGAGCGAACCGCTGCGCCTCGGGCTCGACCATCCGGCGGTCAAGCTGCTGCAACGCGTCCGCGACGAGTCGCACCGCGTGGCCAACAGCTACAACGCGCAGCTCCGCCTTCGGAAGGTTACCGAGAGTGTGCTCGATGAGTTCCCCGGCATCGGCGCGGCGCGCAAGCAGGCGCTGCTCAAAAAGTTCGGCTCGTTGCAGCGGCTGCGCATCGCAACGGTCGCGCAGATCGCGGAGGTGCCGGGCTTCGGCGGGAAGTCCGCGGCGGATTTGAAGCAATTCCTCGAGGCAAGGTCCGTGGCGCCAAAGCCGGGCCCGAAGTCCTAA
- the clpS gene encoding ATP-dependent Clp protease adapter ClpS produces the protein MAAAKPSSQPGPGPGPRLVPVRRNTRGSIPPRSPFRHPPSAIRIQSASPGVAEPHVAPAIGKTEKTADKPDLEPAWLVICWDDPVNLMDYVTHVFQVVFGWQRQKAEYHMMQVHNNGKSLLARTTLEQAEHYVHQLQKYSLHATMERES, from the coding sequence ATGGCAGCAGCGAAACCCTCATCCCAGCCCGGCCCCGGCCCCGGGCCGCGCCTCGTTCCGGTCCGCCGCAACACCCGTGGCTCCATTCCCCCTCGGTCCCCATTCCGCCATCCGCCATCCGCCATCCGCATTCAATCCGCATCCCCCGGCGTGGCCGAGCCGCACGTCGCCCCCGCCATCGGCAAGACGGAGAAGACCGCGGACAAGCCGGACCTCGAGCCTGCGTGGCTGGTGATTTGTTGGGACGATCCGGTGAACCTGATGGATTACGTCACGCACGTGTTTCAAGTGGTGTTCGGCTGGCAGCGGCAGAAGGCCGAGTATCACATGATGCAAGTGCACAACAACGGCAAGAGCCTGCTCGCCCGCACGACGCTCGAGCAGGCCGAGCACTACGTGCACCAGCTTCAGAAATACAGCCTGCACGCCACCATGGAGCGCGAGTCGTGA